A genomic segment from Amyelois transitella isolate CPQ chromosome 15, ilAmyTran1.1, whole genome shotgun sequence encodes:
- the LOC132902557 gene encoding uncharacterized protein LOC132902557, with protein MESGYIKADSSNLPRIDCFTVANFFATNSNFCSAEFRNVKTSISSRQSYGDDAVGYVQLRRDAKLCTVKCKICPEHKVRSKPYSATMVVDEENGVIVSAQCHDCAASEGGCKHAVAFIMWVHRRSEEPSCTSVECYWKKSRLAKVGTTLKLITSKELSKVSPRSYLPDPGVLSEFLKEGKERKIKNVQLFKHQPDFHQEDDVIMCSMHQLCLKYKDADCESFLENASSVISKNTLMEIEKLTRDQSQNKLWFELRYGRITASKAYSVSKCKTPDGSLIAQIMGGKTPDTPAMSRGRKLEDAVRKIVEVKLGVKIEKCGLMISREYLMIAGSPDGISDEFVIEIKCPTSASNYKNYVQGEQPTKIYYAQVQLQMFLSHKKKSYFCIADSNFESNENVNIICVHLDSEYVNNLLVQLSAFWKEYVYPLLNKSVK; from the exons ATGGAAAGTGGATATATTAAAGCAGATAGTTCAAATTTGCCAAGAATTGATTGCTTTACGGTGGCTAATTTCTTCGCAACAAATAGTAACTTCTGCTCTGCTGAATTTAGAAATGTGAAGACATCCAT ttCCTCGAGGCAGTCATATGGAGACGATGCTGTAGGATATGTCCAACTTCGTCGCGATGCAAAATTGTGCACTGTCAAGTGCAAAATTTGCCCGGAACATAAAGTTCGTAGTAAACCATATTCAGCCACTATGGTTGTGGACGAAGAAAACGGTGTAATAGTGAGTGCCCAGTGTCATGATTGTGCTGCTTCTGAAGGAGGTTGCAAACATGCTGTGGCATTCATCATGTGGGTCCACCGCAGAAGTGAGGAACCCTCATGCACTTCAGTAGAATGCTACTGGAAAAAGTCACGTCTAGCAAAGGTAGGCACAACATTAAAACTTATAACATCAAAGGAGCTCTCTAAAGTGAGTCCACGAAGTTACCTGCCAGATCCTGGTGTGTTAtctgaatttttaaaagagggaaaggaaagaaaaattaaaaatgttcagTTATTTAAACACCAGCCAGATTTCCACCAGGAAGATGATGTTATAATGTGTTCAATGCACCAACTGTGCTTGAAATATAAGGATGCTGACTGTGAGAGTTTTTTGGAAAATGCCAGTTCCGTAATCTCTAAAAATACCTTAATGgaaattgaaaaacttactAGAGATCAatcccaaaataaattatggttTGAGTTGCGATATGGACGCATAACTGCATCAAAAGCTTATTCCGTCAGTAAATGCAAAACCCCTGATGGGAGTTTAATTGCCCAAATTATGGGTGGCAAAACTCCTGATACACCTGCAATGAGCCGTGGGCGAAAATTAGAAGATGCTGTACGCAAAATTGTAGAGGTTAAACTTGGagtgaaaatagaaaaatgtgGTTTAATGATTTCTCGAGAGTATTTGATGATCGCTGGTTCACCAGATGGTATAAGTGATGAATTTGTCATCGAAATTAAGTGCCCAACAAGTGCTAGTAATTATAAGAACTATGTCCAGGGAGAACaacctacaaaaatatattatgcacAAGTGCAGTTGCAAATGTTTTTGTCACACaagaaaaaaagttatttttgtatagcGGATAGTAACTTTGAAAGTAATGAAAATGTGAATATAATTTGTGTTCACTTGGATTCTGaatatgttaataatttattagttcaACTTTCAGCATTTTGGAAAGAGTATGTCTACCCATTGTTGAATaaaagtgtaaaataa
- the LOC106136451 gene encoding uncharacterized protein LOC106136451 isoform X1 translates to MNSKFYKYCAVPQCKSTTIKTPEKLFIHVPRTKTMRKKWLQLARRDPALVSTQSKMYFCEDHFDLANDMENYPEYHLMGTVSQIRLRAGCVPRKFACQPDRKRRTEDITTRPLAVKRQRLESIAECEREIEQTHSTQSISVAEVQPGPSSDMLPPVLCSPITTDKSIQVSLSHKFRSKSTQTTTKFRNIALSPMKNLSKSISTSPLKQKNYRMALPSSSSAVKISKKLCFGSEVEQYDSDVSSLFTPSVTHSSSSSSLISQEIKLSSENSSLNEYSENSSINKQIIKQEEEEIVQMTIKKVKKRPRFYIGVPKNCYYLINIISKHTNIPEKYILLCLKKIRLDTKFSELADEFGMSVSYACKIFLKNIPIICSVMSPFIVNLETNSIKQCLPMAFRHKYHNVSCIIDCLEIEIQKPSNAVNQALTWSDYKKANTLKYLISSTPDGLVNYISPGYGGRTSDVCVVETCNFLNTLEKGSCILADRGFKHIEQMVLQASLHLVRPPSVSTGSKLSKEEARQTKQIASLRIHIERVIRRLREFAMLKPHACINNYLIKILDEVIIIACALINLQDSVIK, encoded by the exons atgaattcaaaattttataaatattgtgctGTGCCGCAGTGTAAAAGTACAACTATTAAAACACCTGAAAAACTGTTTATTCACGTTCCACGTACAAAAACGATGCGCAAAAAGTGGCTTCAATTAGCCCGTCGGGATCCGGCACTTGTATCTAcacaaagtaaaatgtatttctgtgAGGATCATTTTGAC TTGGCCAATGATATGGAGAATTATCCAGAATATCATTTGATGGGCACTGTATCCCAGATCAGACTGAGAGCAGGTTGTGTGCCAAGAAAGTTTGCATGTCAACCCGATAGAAAAAGACGAACCGAAGACATAACAACTAGACCATTAGCAGTCAAAAGGCAAAGATTGGAATCAATAGCAGAATGTGAAAGAGAAATAGAACAGACTCATTCTACACAAAGTATTTCTGTGGCTGAGGTTCAACCAGGTCCTAGCTCAG atatgCTTCCACCAGTATTGTGTAGTCCAATAACAACTGATAAATCAATACAAGTGTCCCTAAGCCATAAATTTAGAAGTAAAAGCACACAGACTACAACAAAGTTTAGGAACATAGCACTATCACCAATGAAAAACCTTAGCAAATCTATTTCAACCTCTCcgttgaaacaaaaaaattatagaatgGCACTGCCGTCCTCATCGAGTGCTGTCAAAATCTCCAAAAAACTGTGCTTTGGTTCTGAAGTTGAGCAGTATGATAGTGACGTGTCATCATTATTTACACCATCTGTGACTCATTCAAGCTCCTCATCATCATTAATATCTCAAGAAATAAAGTTGTCTTCAGAAAATAGTAGTCTAAATgaatattcagaaaatagtagtataaacaaacaaattattaaacaagaaGAGGAGGAAATTGTACAAATGactattaaaaaagttaagaaAAGGCCAAGGTTCTATATTGGGGTAcctaaaaattgttattatttaataaatattataagtaagcACACAAATATtccagaaaaatatatattattatgtctaaaaaaaattagattaGATACAAAATTTTCAGAACTTGCAGATGAGTTTGGTATGTCAGTGTCTTATGCATGCAAGATATTTCTAAAAAACATACCAATAATTTGTAGTGTTATGAGTccttttattgtaaatttggaGACAAATTCAATCAAACAGTGTTTACCCATGGCATTCAGACACAAGTACCACAATGTCAGTTGTATCATTGATTGTTTGGAAATTGAAATCCAAAAGCCCTCAAATGCTGTAAATCAAGCTTTAACTTGGTCAGATTATAAAAAGgcaaatactttaaaatacctaatatCTAGTACACCAGATGGGTTGGTGAACTATATCTCACCTGGATATGGAGGAAGAACAAGTGATGTGTGTGTAGTAGAGACTTGTAACTTCTTAAATACTTTAGAAAAGGGTTCATGTATCCTGGCAGATAGGGGTTTCAAGCATATAGAGCAGATGGTACTCCAAGCAAGTCTTCATTTAGTTCGACCTCCAAGTGTTAGTACTGGATCAAAATTATCCAAGGAAGAAGCTCGCCAGACTAAGCAAATTGCCAGTTTGCGAATACATATTGAGAGGGTTATACGACGCTTGAGAGAGTTTGCCATGTTAAAACCTCATGCTTGCATTaataactatttaataaagataCTAGATGAAGTAATTATAATAGCTTGTGCTTTGATTAATTTACAGGACTCAGTCATTAAATAA
- the LOC106136451 gene encoding uncharacterized protein LOC106136451 isoform X2: MENYPEYHLMGTVSQIRLRAGCVPRKFACQPDRKRRTEDITTRPLAVKRQRLESIAECEREIEQTHSTQSISVAEVQPGPSSDMLPPVLCSPITTDKSIQVSLSHKFRSKSTQTTTKFRNIALSPMKNLSKSISTSPLKQKNYRMALPSSSSAVKISKKLCFGSEVEQYDSDVSSLFTPSVTHSSSSSSLISQEIKLSSENSSLNEYSENSSINKQIIKQEEEEIVQMTIKKVKKRPRFYIGVPKNCYYLINIISKHTNIPEKYILLCLKKIRLDTKFSELADEFGMSVSYACKIFLKNIPIICSVMSPFIVNLETNSIKQCLPMAFRHKYHNVSCIIDCLEIEIQKPSNAVNQALTWSDYKKANTLKYLISSTPDGLVNYISPGYGGRTSDVCVVETCNFLNTLEKGSCILADRGFKHIEQMVLQASLHLVRPPSVSTGSKLSKEEARQTKQIASLRIHIERVIRRLREFAMLKPHACINNYLIKILDEVIIIACALINLQDSVIK, encoded by the exons ATGGAGAATTATCCAGAATATCATTTGATGGGCACTGTATCCCAGATCAGACTGAGAGCAGGTTGTGTGCCAAGAAAGTTTGCATGTCAACCCGATAGAAAAAGACGAACCGAAGACATAACAACTAGACCATTAGCAGTCAAAAGGCAAAGATTGGAATCAATAGCAGAATGTGAAAGAGAAATAGAACAGACTCATTCTACACAAAGTATTTCTGTGGCTGAGGTTCAACCAGGTCCTAGCTCAG atatgCTTCCACCAGTATTGTGTAGTCCAATAACAACTGATAAATCAATACAAGTGTCCCTAAGCCATAAATTTAGAAGTAAAAGCACACAGACTACAACAAAGTTTAGGAACATAGCACTATCACCAATGAAAAACCTTAGCAAATCTATTTCAACCTCTCcgttgaaacaaaaaaattatagaatgGCACTGCCGTCCTCATCGAGTGCTGTCAAAATCTCCAAAAAACTGTGCTTTGGTTCTGAAGTTGAGCAGTATGATAGTGACGTGTCATCATTATTTACACCATCTGTGACTCATTCAAGCTCCTCATCATCATTAATATCTCAAGAAATAAAGTTGTCTTCAGAAAATAGTAGTCTAAATgaatattcagaaaatagtagtataaacaaacaaattattaaacaagaaGAGGAGGAAATTGTACAAATGactattaaaaaagttaagaaAAGGCCAAGGTTCTATATTGGGGTAcctaaaaattgttattatttaataaatattataagtaagcACACAAATATtccagaaaaatatatattattatgtctaaaaaaaattagattaGATACAAAATTTTCAGAACTTGCAGATGAGTTTGGTATGTCAGTGTCTTATGCATGCAAGATATTTCTAAAAAACATACCAATAATTTGTAGTGTTATGAGTccttttattgtaaatttggaGACAAATTCAATCAAACAGTGTTTACCCATGGCATTCAGACACAAGTACCACAATGTCAGTTGTATCATTGATTGTTTGGAAATTGAAATCCAAAAGCCCTCAAATGCTGTAAATCAAGCTTTAACTTGGTCAGATTATAAAAAGgcaaatactttaaaatacctaatatCTAGTACACCAGATGGGTTGGTGAACTATATCTCACCTGGATATGGAGGAAGAACAAGTGATGTGTGTGTAGTAGAGACTTGTAACTTCTTAAATACTTTAGAAAAGGGTTCATGTATCCTGGCAGATAGGGGTTTCAAGCATATAGAGCAGATGGTACTCCAAGCAAGTCTTCATTTAGTTCGACCTCCAAGTGTTAGTACTGGATCAAAATTATCCAAGGAAGAAGCTCGCCAGACTAAGCAAATTGCCAGTTTGCGAATACATATTGAGAGGGTTATACGACGCTTGAGAGAGTTTGCCATGTTAAAACCTCATGCTTGCATTaataactatttaataaagataCTAGATGAAGTAATTATAATAGCTTGTGCTTTGATTAATTTACAGGACTCAGTCATTAAATAA